A region of Natribaculum luteum DNA encodes the following proteins:
- a CDS encoding DUF2270 domain-containing protein — translation MAKRSAKDVDPTDAEHREVGSGLLEEEMGPSSSLAHLYRGEVHRMQVWRERLDQTTNWAVIVMSAILTWAFSSRNNPHYIILLGTTALVAFLFIEARRYRGYDLWRGRVRTFQKNVFAYGLDASDGLVDPEWRRKLGQDYRRPVIKISVEESIAHRLRRIYLFLFTVMLGSWGIRVVAFASQPWPESAAIGPISGLIVTGGVVALYLVAVVIAVRPRTWQAEDELHEQAVGSHR, via the coding sequence ATGGCGAAGCGATCTGCAAAAGACGTCGATCCAACCGACGCCGAACACCGCGAGGTCGGCAGCGGACTGCTCGAGGAGGAGATGGGGCCGAGTTCGTCGCTGGCACACCTCTATCGCGGCGAGGTCCACCGGATGCAGGTCTGGCGGGAACGGCTCGACCAGACGACGAACTGGGCGGTGATCGTCATGAGCGCGATCCTCACGTGGGCGTTCTCGAGTCGGAACAACCCACACTACATCATCCTGCTCGGGACGACGGCGCTCGTCGCGTTCCTGTTCATCGAGGCCCGCCGCTACCGCGGCTACGACCTCTGGCGGGGACGGGTCCGTACGTTCCAGAAGAACGTCTTCGCGTACGGCCTCGACGCCTCCGATGGCCTCGTGGATCCGGAGTGGCGCAGGAAACTCGGCCAGGACTACCGCAGGCCGGTGATCAAGATCTCCGTCGAGGAGTCGATCGCACACCGACTCCGACGGATCTACCTGTTTCTGTTCACCGTGATGCTCGGTTCCTGGGGGATCCGCGTCGTCGCGTTCGCGTCCCAGCCGTGGCCGGAGAGTGCGGCGATCGGCCCGATTTCGGGACTGATCGTGACCGGCGGCGTCGTGGCGCTGTACCTCGTCGCCGTCGTCATCGCCGTCCGCCCTCGCACGTGGCAGGCAGAAGAC
- the gvpO gene encoding gas vesicle protein GvpO, halophile-type: MAEANEQPQPERCKALTADGTRCSRPAEKDGFCYQHDERDQTVSESNTESQQATETEAEEEPDDEQQHTAADQLESDSEQTPESEEDADDQQRTAAAESETDAGSVDTTDPGDVDTSDLEADIDDGRVEGLLAVRQTVERTAAQIIGRKFDGVSEITPTEDGWRAVVEVVERSSIPDTMDVLGRYEVDLNEDGVIEGYRRIDRYRRGDTVEYESG; this comes from the coding sequence ATGGCCGAAGCAAACGAACAACCCCAACCCGAGCGGTGTAAGGCGTTGACAGCCGATGGGACGCGGTGTTCGCGGCCGGCCGAGAAAGACGGGTTCTGCTACCAGCACGACGAGCGTGATCAAACTGTGAGCGAGAGTAACACCGAGAGCCAACAGGCTACCGAGACCGAAGCGGAAGAAGAACCGGACGACGAACAACAGCACACCGCGGCCGACCAACTCGAGAGCGACAGCGAGCAGACTCCCGAGAGCGAAGAAGACGCGGACGACCAGCAACGCACCGCGGCCGCCGAGAGCGAGACCGACGCCGGGAGCGTCGATACCACCGATCCGGGCGACGTCGACACGAGCGACCTCGAGGCCGACATCGACGACGGCCGGGTCGAGGGACTGCTCGCGGTCCGCCAGACGGTCGAACGGACCGCGGCACAGATCATCGGCCGGAAGTTCGACGGCGTAAGCGAGATCACGCCCACCGAGGACGGCTGGCGCGCCGTCGTCGAGGTCGTCGAGCGCTCCTCGATCCCCGACACGATGGACGTCCTGGGTCGGTACGAGGTCGACCTGAACGAGGACGGCGTCATCGAGGGCTACCGTCGAATCGACCGGTACCGCCGGGGCGACACCGTCGAGTACGAGTCCGGGTGA
- a CDS encoding endonuclease III domain-containing protein, whose protein sequence is MATDSRAEAVVNRLARLYGDRGFPEHNIDGGQNAVTIADDESIFWEQVGDEQDAFVCLVRTILSQNTSDVASQPAHDALRERYDGPDVDLAESLAAADRDELAETISAAGLYNQKSKAIQRAAEWVLEEFGSAAAFDAFVTEDAPAAVRETLLEVRGVGPKTADCVLLFSGGRSGVFPVDTHVHRIYRRLGIAPPDADHEAVREILEREVPAEKCGFGHTATIQFGREYCSARKPACLEDPDACPLFDLCDRVGVDLESGDVVDPSEVAAAGEQ, encoded by the coding sequence ATGGCCACCGACTCTCGCGCGGAAGCGGTCGTGAATCGCCTCGCCCGTCTCTACGGCGATCGTGGCTTTCCCGAGCACAACATCGACGGCGGACAGAACGCCGTCACGATCGCCGACGACGAGTCGATCTTCTGGGAGCAGGTCGGCGACGAACAGGACGCGTTCGTCTGTCTCGTCCGGACCATCCTGAGCCAGAACACGAGCGACGTGGCGAGTCAACCCGCCCACGACGCGTTACGCGAGCGCTACGACGGTCCCGACGTGGACCTCGCCGAGTCGCTCGCCGCCGCCGACCGGGACGAACTCGCCGAGACCATAAGCGCCGCCGGTCTGTACAACCAGAAGTCGAAAGCGATCCAGCGGGCCGCCGAGTGGGTGCTCGAGGAGTTCGGCTCGGCCGCCGCCTTCGACGCATTCGTCACCGAGGACGCGCCGGCGGCGGTCAGGGAGACGCTGCTCGAGGTCCGCGGCGTCGGTCCCAAGACGGCCGACTGCGTCCTGCTGTTCTCGGGTGGCCGGTCGGGCGTCTTCCCCGTCGACACGCACGTCCACCGCATCTATCGCCGACTGGGTATCGCGCCGCCCGACGCCGACCACGAAGCGGTCCGCGAGATACTCGAGCGCGAGGTCCCCGCCGAGAAGTGTGGGTTCGGTCACACCGCGACGATCCAGTTCGGCCGCGAGTACTGTTCGGCGCGGAAACCGGCCTGTCTCGAGGACCCGGACGCGTGCCCGTTGTTCGACCTCTGTGACAGGGTGGGCGTCGACCTCGAGTCCGGCGACGTCGTCGATCCCTCGGAAGTCGCGGCGGCAGGCGAGCAGTGA
- a CDS encoding GvpL/GvpF family gas vesicle protein, translating to MSSRYVYGIVSDEDALEFETDAVGDGERVYPITHGRLAALVSDVETTDPEETDENTRRHDEVLREIMEHDGGRTVVPMQFGMAFEGNRALKNVLRGARPAFRRAMRDVRDSVELGLKVVREEGSEVDREVIDAAIGDELEPIAEDSVEGDLFSDRLVTNRSYLVDRDDREAFDEAVARLEAEYDDLTFRYSGPFAPYSFVDVHVGAR from the coding sequence ATGAGCAGCCGGTACGTCTACGGGATCGTCAGCGACGAAGACGCCCTCGAGTTCGAGACCGACGCCGTCGGGGACGGCGAGCGCGTCTACCCGATCACGCACGGCCGACTCGCCGCCCTCGTCTCCGACGTCGAGACGACCGACCCCGAGGAGACGGACGAGAACACCAGGCGTCACGACGAGGTGCTCCGAGAGATCATGGAGCACGACGGCGGGCGGACGGTCGTTCCGATGCAGTTCGGCATGGCCTTCGAGGGCAACCGCGCGCTGAAGAACGTCCTCCGTGGCGCACGCCCGGCGTTCAGACGAGCCATGCGCGACGTCAGGGATTCGGTCGAACTCGGGCTGAAGGTCGTCCGCGAGGAGGGAAGCGAGGTCGACCGCGAGGTGATCGACGCGGCGATCGGCGACGAACTCGAGCCCATCGCCGAGGACTCCGTCGAGGGCGACCTGTTCAGCGATCGCCTCGTCACCAACCGATCGTACCTCGTCGACCGCGACGACCGGGAGGCCTTCGACGAGGCCGTCGCCCGGCTCGAGGCGGAGTACGACGACCTGACGTTCCGGTACTCGGGGCCGTTCGCCCCGTACAGCTTCGTCGACGTCCACGTGGGGGCCCGGTGA
- the nucS gene encoding endonuclease NucS: MNVREQESRTVTHREPTPEVAHETIADGIAREALVTVVGRCTVDYDGRASSRLEAGDRLVVLKPDGAAMVHTDEGQQPVNWQPPGCEHEVLLEDGKLRLRSLRSTPDERLSITFERLFQVSTFDMSDPEDLAIVGTEEDLRQRILEDPDLLEPGFTPLATERDTPAGAVDVYGEDGDGKTVVVELKRRRVGPDAVSQLRRYVDALERDLHADAAIRGILVAPSVTDRAERLLAEHGLEFVALEPTTG, from the coding sequence GTGAACGTACGCGAGCAGGAGTCCCGGACGGTGACCCACCGGGAGCCGACGCCGGAGGTAGCCCACGAGACGATCGCCGACGGGATCGCCAGGGAAGCGCTCGTGACCGTCGTCGGTCGCTGTACCGTCGACTACGACGGCCGCGCATCGAGTCGCCTCGAGGCGGGCGACCGCCTCGTCGTGCTCAAACCCGACGGCGCGGCGATGGTCCACACCGACGAGGGCCAGCAGCCGGTCAACTGGCAGCCGCCCGGCTGTGAGCACGAAGTGCTCCTCGAGGACGGCAAGCTCCGTCTCCGGAGCCTGCGTTCGACCCCCGACGAGCGGCTGTCGATCACGTTCGAACGGCTGTTCCAGGTGTCGACGTTCGACATGTCCGATCCCGAGGACCTCGCGATCGTCGGCACCGAGGAAGACCTCCGCCAGCGGATCCTCGAGGATCCCGACCTGCTCGAGCCCGGATTCACCCCGCTGGCGACCGAGCGCGACACGCCGGCGGGTGCGGTCGACGTCTACGGCGAGGACGGCGACGGCAAGACGGTCGTCGTCGAACTCAAGCGCCGCCGGGTCGGCCCCGACGCCGTCTCCCAGCTTCGGCGGTACGTCGACGCGCTCGAGCGGGACTTGCACGCCGACGCCGCCATCCGTGGAATTCTGGTCGCACCGTCCGTGACCGACCGCGCGGAGCGGTTGCTCGCAGAGCACGGCCTCGAGTTCGTCGCGCTCGAGCCGACGACCGGCTGA
- a CDS encoding EamA family transporter, with protein MSQHAVSLAVVAMLGWGLWTVLANEATRTLEPELAMILSYTAGVVVAVGYVAVQSDPIALERTGVTYALAAGVFAGIAAVAFYAGLSAGHVGIVTTISALYFLVPAVLGVLVLGESLALKDALGIACAALAVLLLAN; from the coding sequence ATGAGCCAACACGCCGTCTCGCTCGCTGTCGTCGCCATGCTCGGCTGGGGCCTCTGGACCGTCCTCGCGAACGAGGCGACGCGAACGCTCGAGCCCGAACTCGCGATGATCCTCTCGTACACCGCGGGCGTCGTCGTCGCCGTCGGCTACGTCGCCGTCCAGAGCGATCCGATCGCTCTCGAGCGAACGGGCGTCACGTACGCCCTCGCGGCGGGCGTGTTCGCCGGGATCGCCGCAGTCGCGTTCTACGCCGGCCTCTCTGCCGGCCACGTGGGTATCGTCACGACGATCTCGGCGCTGTACTTCCTCGTCCCGGCCGTCCTCGGCGTCCTCGTCCTCGGCGAGTCGCTGGCACTCAAAGACGCCCTCGGCATCGCGTGTGCCGCCCTGGCGGTCCTCCTGCTCGCGAACTGA
- a CDS encoding beta-CASP ribonuclease aCPSF1, with amino-acid sequence MSTVEQQLDELKAEITGELPSHISVSSVKYEGPELVVYTRDPKEFAQQGDLVRKLASKLRKRITVRPDPSVLSRPDEAREEIMNVIPEEAGVTDLDFHADTGEVVIEAEKPGMVIGRHGSTLREITKNVGWTPEVVRTPPIESSTVSNVRNFLKQERDDRRDILERVGRQIHREEMSDDEYVRISTLGCCREVGRASFILSTPETRVLIDCGDKPGAEGEVPYLHVPEALGAGAQNIDAVVLTHAHLDHSALIPLLFKYGYDGPIYCTEPTRDLMGLLTLDYLDVAAKEGRTPPYESEMVREAIKHTIPLEYGDVTDIAPDVKLTFHNAGHILGSAVSHFHIGDGLYNVAFSGDIHYEDTRLFNGATNDFPRVETLVMESTYGGRNDYQTDQEDSERKLKEVINETADRGGKILIPAFAVGRSQEIMLVLEEAMREGDIPSMPVHLDGMIWEATAIHTTYPEYLRDDLRDRIFHENENPFLAEEFNHIDGGEEERQDVADGDSCIILSTSGMVTGGPIMSWLGHIGPDPDSTLVFVGYQAQGTLGRRIQNGWDEIPTSEVGAMGNGGGRGTLSLNMDVETVDGFSGHADRAGLENFVRTMNPRPEKVLCVHGDERSTQDLSSALYHEFNMRTFAPKNLETFRFL; translated from the coding sequence ATGAGCACTGTAGAGCAGCAACTCGACGAACTGAAAGCAGAGATCACAGGCGAGCTGCCGAGTCACATCTCGGTCTCGTCAGTGAAGTACGAAGGGCCAGAACTGGTGGTCTACACGCGCGATCCGAAGGAGTTCGCCCAGCAGGGCGACCTCGTCCGGAAACTCGCGAGTAAACTCCGGAAGCGGATCACCGTCCGCCCGGATCCGAGCGTCCTCTCGCGGCCCGACGAGGCACGCGAGGAGATCATGAACGTCATCCCCGAGGAGGCCGGCGTCACGGACCTCGACTTCCACGCCGACACCGGCGAGGTCGTCATCGAGGCCGAAAAGCCCGGCATGGTGATCGGCCGCCACGGCTCGACGCTGCGCGAGATCACGAAGAACGTCGGCTGGACGCCGGAAGTCGTCCGGACGCCGCCGATCGAGTCGTCGACCGTCTCGAACGTCCGAAACTTCCTCAAACAGGAGCGAGACGACCGCCGGGACATCTTAGAGCGGGTCGGCCGACAGATTCACCGCGAGGAGATGTCCGACGACGAGTACGTCCGCATCTCCACGCTGGGCTGCTGTCGCGAGGTCGGGCGGGCCTCCTTTATTCTCTCGACGCCCGAAACGCGGGTACTGATCGACTGTGGTGACAAGCCAGGTGCCGAGGGCGAGGTGCCGTACCTCCACGTCCCCGAAGCACTCGGCGCGGGCGCACAGAACATCGACGCGGTCGTCCTCACCCACGCCCACCTCGACCACTCCGCGCTCATTCCGCTTTTGTTTAAGTACGGCTACGACGGCCCGATCTACTGTACCGAGCCGACGCGGGATCTGATGGGACTGCTGACGCTCGACTACCTGGACGTCGCCGCGAAAGAAGGGCGAACCCCGCCGTACGAGTCGGAGATGGTCCGCGAGGCGATCAAACACACCATCCCGCTCGAGTACGGCGACGTCACGGACATCGCGCCGGACGTCAAACTCACCTTCCACAACGCAGGCCACATCCTCGGATCCGCGGTGAGCCACTTCCACATCGGCGACGGCCTGTACAACGTCGCTTTCTCCGGTGACATCCACTACGAGGACACGCGCCTGTTCAACGGCGCGACCAACGACTTCCCGCGGGTGGAGACGCTCGTGATGGAGTCGACCTACGGCGGTCGCAACGACTACCAGACCGACCAGGAAGACTCCGAGCGCAAACTCAAGGAGGTCATCAACGAGACCGCAGACCGCGGCGGAAAGATCCTCATCCCCGCGTTCGCCGTCGGCCGCTCCCAGGAGATCATGCTCGTCCTGGAGGAGGCGATGCGCGAGGGCGATATTCCGTCGATGCCTGTCCACTTAGACGGGATGATCTGGGAGGCGACGGCGATCCACACCACGTATCCAGAGTACCTCCGGGACGACCTGCGCGACCGCATCTTCCACGAGAACGAGAACCCCTTCCTCGCCGAGGAGTTCAACCACATCGACGGCGGTGAGGAGGAACGCCAGGACGTCGCCGACGGCGACTCCTGTATCATCCTCTCGACCTCGGGGATGGTCACTGGCGGCCCGATCATGTCCTGGCTGGGCCACATCGGTCCCGACCCGGACTCGACGCTCGTCTTCGTCGGCTACCAGGCACAGGGTACCCTCGGTCGACGCATCCAGAACGGCTGGGACGAAATCCCCACCAGCGAAGTCGGTGCCATGGGCAACGGCGGCGGCCGCGGTACCCTCTCGCTGAACATGGACGTCGAAACCGTCGACGGCTTCTCCGGCCACGCCGACCGCGCCGGCCTCGAGAACTTCGTCCGGACGATGAACCCCCGCCCCGAGAAAGTCCTCTGTGTCCACGGCGACGAACGCTCCACGCAGGATCTGTCCTCGGCGCTGTACCACGAGTTCAACATGCGGACGTTCGCGCCGAAGAACCTCGAGACGTTCCGGTTCCTGTAG
- the gvpA gene encoding gas vesicle protein GvpA, with translation MAQPQRRPDSSSLAEVLDRILDKGVVIDVWARVSVVGIELLTVEARVVVASVDTFLHYAKEISKIERATSEGDLESLEELEIETRPESSPMTAEMRQQQQ, from the coding sequence ATGGCACAACCACAGCGCCGGCCGGATTCCTCGAGCCTCGCGGAAGTACTCGACCGCATCCTCGACAAGGGCGTCGTCATCGACGTCTGGGCGCGCGTCTCCGTCGTGGGGATCGAGCTACTCACCGTCGAGGCGCGAGTCGTCGTGGCGTCCGTGGACACGTTCCTCCACTACGCCAAGGAGATCTCGAAGATCGAACGGGCGACCTCCGAGGGCGACCTCGAGTCCCTGGAGGAACTCGAGATCGAGACGCGTCCCGAGTCGTCGCCGATGACGGCGGAGATGCGACAGCAACAGCAGTAA
- the mutS gene encoding DNA mismatch repair protein MutS: protein MDPALGPPEAMADRREDLTPMMRQYYDLCERYDDAIVLFQVGDFYETFCGAAERTARLLELTLTSREDSTGEYPMTGIPIDNAESYVEGLLEAGYRVAIADQVQDPAETTGVVDRAVTRVITPGTLTEDELLASDDNNFVAAIARGDGSAMRAGGDHEDEGDEIGLALLDVSTGDFLATSSTSSEAITDEVSRFAPAEAVVGPDAAAELVGDDCMVTPYDETAFDAQRAEEMVTAYFGNSDALLASTAEIRACGALLSYAEYVRGGVDEDGDDADDTGDRRLEYLTHLTRYDPREYLLLDAVALRSLELFEPRSVHGHEDATLVGVLDETASALGGRKLKDWLRRPLLEPAAIEARLDAVEELTAAVRTREELHELLRDVYDLERLIGRISRERANARDLRSLRDTLAVVPDVRERLADAETDRLRALYDALDPLADVRELIDEAIVADPPIEITEGGIVAEGYDEDLDDLRATARAGKQWIDDLEERERERTGIDSLKVGYNSVHGYYIEVTNPNLDAVPDDYQRRQTLKNSERFVTPELKEREEEIVGAEGRADEREYELFREVRRTVADEVERVQSLADALATVDALVSLSTVAAQYDYCRPTILEDGREIRIEGGRHPVVERTQSSFVPNDARFDRDRRLAVITGPNMSGKSTYMRQVALIVLLAQVGSFVPARAATVAPVDRIFTRVGASDDIAGGRSTFMVEMDELATILEEADENSLVLLDEVGRGTSTTDGLAIAQAITEHLHDEVGATTLFATHHHPLTELADDLAAAHTLHFEASQEDGEVVFCHEIAPGAAEGSYGVEVATAAGVPESIVERSRDLVEANATAELEETSADEPAADGATTDQTAPTTADGGDDLTDVAAELRALEIAHMTPVEAMSELDRLKRLLEE, encoded by the coding sequence ATGGATCCGGCGCTTGGGCCTCCTGAAGCGATGGCGGACAGACGCGAGGACCTCACGCCGATGATGCGCCAGTACTACGATCTCTGTGAGCGCTACGACGACGCGATCGTCCTCTTTCAGGTCGGCGACTTCTACGAGACATTCTGCGGCGCGGCCGAACGCACCGCTCGCCTGCTCGAGCTCACTCTCACCAGTCGCGAGGACTCGACAGGTGAGTACCCGATGACCGGCATCCCGATCGACAACGCCGAGTCCTACGTCGAGGGGCTGCTCGAGGCGGGTTACCGGGTCGCGATCGCAGACCAGGTGCAAGACCCCGCGGAGACGACCGGCGTGGTCGACCGGGCGGTCACGCGCGTGATAACCCCCGGAACGCTCACGGAGGACGAACTGCTCGCGAGCGACGACAACAACTTCGTGGCGGCGATCGCCCGTGGCGATGGATCCGCAATGCGAGCCGGCGGCGACCACGAGGACGAGGGGGACGAAATCGGGCTCGCCCTGCTCGACGTCTCGACGGGCGACTTCCTCGCGACGAGTTCGACCTCGAGCGAGGCGATCACCGACGAGGTGAGTCGCTTCGCGCCCGCCGAGGCCGTCGTGGGTCCCGACGCCGCCGCCGAACTCGTCGGCGACGACTGCATGGTGACGCCCTACGACGAGACGGCGTTCGACGCACAGCGGGCCGAGGAGATGGTCACCGCTTATTTCGGTAACTCCGACGCCCTGCTCGCGAGCACGGCGGAGATCCGCGCCTGTGGGGCGCTCCTCTCGTACGCGGAGTACGTCCGCGGTGGCGTGGACGAGGACGGCGACGACGCAGACGACACCGGTGACCGGCGACTCGAGTACCTCACGCACCTCACCAGGTACGACCCGCGGGAGTACCTGCTGCTCGACGCCGTCGCGTTGCGCAGCCTCGAGCTGTTCGAACCGCGATCGGTCCACGGCCACGAGGACGCCACGCTCGTCGGCGTCCTCGACGAGACCGCGAGCGCACTCGGCGGCCGAAAGCTCAAAGACTGGCTCCGCCGGCCGTTGCTCGAGCCCGCGGCGATCGAGGCCAGACTCGACGCCGTCGAGGAGCTGACGGCGGCGGTCCGGACCCGCGAGGAGCTTCACGAACTGCTGCGGGACGTCTACGACCTCGAGCGGCTCATCGGTCGCATCTCGCGCGAACGGGCGAACGCCCGCGACCTCCGGTCACTTCGCGATACGCTCGCCGTCGTCCCAGACGTCCGCGAGCGACTCGCGGACGCCGAGACAGACCGCCTGCGGGCACTGTACGACGCGCTCGACCCGCTGGCCGACGTCCGGGAGTTGATCGACGAGGCGATCGTCGCGGACCCGCCGATCGAGATCACCGAGGGCGGCATCGTCGCGGAGGGCTACGACGAGGACCTCGACGACCTCCGGGCGACCGCCCGCGCAGGCAAGCAGTGGATCGACGACCTGGAGGAGCGCGAACGCGAGCGAACGGGTATCGACTCGCTGAAGGTCGGCTACAACTCGGTCCACGGCTACTACATCGAGGTGACGAACCCGAACCTCGACGCCGTGCCCGACGACTACCAGCGCCGACAGACGCTCAAAAACTCCGAGCGGTTCGTCACGCCGGAACTCAAGGAGCGAGAGGAGGAGATCGTCGGCGCGGAAGGGCGGGCCGACGAGCGCGAGTACGAACTCTTCCGTGAGGTTCGCCGAACGGTCGCAGACGAGGTCGAGCGCGTCCAGTCGCTCGCGGACGCGCTGGCGACGGTCGACGCGCTCGTCTCGCTTTCGACTGTCGCCGCCCAGTACGACTACTGTCGGCCGACGATCCTCGAGGACGGCCGGGAGATCCGAATCGAGGGCGGTCGCCACCCGGTCGTCGAGCGCACCCAGTCGTCGTTCGTGCCGAACGACGCCCGTTTCGACCGGGACCGTCGGCTCGCGGTCATCACGGGGCCGAACATGTCCGGCAAGTCGACGTACATGCGCCAGGTGGCGCTGATCGTCCTGCTCGCACAGGTCGGGAGCTTCGTCCCCGCTCGAGCGGCGACCGTCGCGCCAGTCGATCGGATCTTCACCCGCGTCGGCGCGAGCGACGACATCGCCGGCGGCCGCTCGACGTTCATGGTCGAGATGGACGAACTCGCGACCATCCTCGAGGAAGCCGACGAGAACTCGCTCGTGTTGCTCGACGAGGTCGGACGAGGCACCTCGACGACCGACGGCCTGGCCATCGCGCAGGCGATCACCGAACACCTCCACGACGAGGTCGGGGCGACGACGCTCTTTGCCACGCACCATCATCCGCTGACCGAACTCGCCGACGACCTCGCGGCTGCACACACGTTGCACTTCGAGGCGAGCCAGGAAGACGGCGAGGTCGTCTTCTGCCACGAGATCGCCCCCGGCGCGGCCGAGGGCTCCTACGGCGTCGAGGTGGCGACCGCCGCGGGCGTCCCCGAGTCGATCGTCGAGCGTTCTCGAGACCTCGTCGAGGCGAACGCGACGGCCGAACTCGAAGAGACCTCGGCCGACGAACCGGCCGCGGACGGGGCGACGACGGACCAGACGGCTCCGACCACTGCCGACGGCGGCGACGACCTCACGGACGTCGCAGCAGAACTTCGCGCGCTCGAGATTGCCCACATGACGCCCGTCGAGGCGATGTCGGAGCTGGATCGGTTGAAGCGACTGCTCGAGGAGTGA
- the gvpF gene encoding gas vesicle protein GvpF, protein MFVLDDLLFRPIVGIVDALHTLALDELYDVDGIEDELKENQLLYELGERSEEEYERRKEELEAELEIAREVHEELTSGRVQVKR, encoded by the coding sequence ATGTTCGTCCTCGACGACCTCCTGTTCCGACCGATCGTCGGCATCGTCGACGCGTTGCACACGCTGGCGCTCGACGAACTGTACGACGTCGACGGGATCGAGGACGAACTCAAGGAAAACCAGTTGCTGTACGAACTCGGCGAGCGCTCCGAGGAGGAGTACGAGCGCCGGAAGGAGGAACTCGAGGCGGAACTCGAGATCGCCCGCGAGGTCCACGAGGAGCTCACCAGCGGTCGCGTACAGGTGAAACGATAA
- a CDS encoding Hsp20/alpha crystallin family protein, translating into MTDDYPTDDSPEEPSDDRRGGNWLTSLLNALERLDRYSASERRERDDRRIDYDVSIRTGLDALEDRRGADERRPPGRRPTGTRPSTPSGSRSDTAGAARYNVTTQSYEDELLVTADVVGTDPDDVTVGFEDGTIVVAVDGRRLERVELPWPESTAEASVHNGVLTVRARPDTDE; encoded by the coding sequence ATGACCGACGACTATCCGACCGACGACTCGCCAGAGGAACCGTCCGACGACCGACGCGGCGGCAACTGGCTTACGAGCCTGCTGAACGCGCTCGAGCGCCTCGATCGCTACTCGGCGTCCGAACGCCGCGAACGCGACGATCGACGAATCGACTACGACGTCTCCATCCGAACGGGGCTCGACGCGCTCGAGGACCGCCGCGGAGCCGACGAGAGACGGCCACCGGGGCGTCGGCCGACGGGAACGCGCCCGTCCACGCCGTCGGGGTCGCGATCTGACACCGCCGGGGCAGCCCGGTACAACGTCACGACCCAGAGCTACGAGGACGAACTGCTCGTCACTGCGGACGTCGTCGGAACCGACCCCGACGACGTCACCGTCGGCTTCGAAGACGGCACGATCGTCGTCGCCGTCGACGGACGACGGCTCGAGCGCGTCGAACTCCCGTGGCCCGAGTCGACGGCCGAGGCGAGCGTCCACAACGGGGTGCTCACCGTTCGAGCGAGGCCAGATACCGATGAGTGA
- a CDS encoding cupin domain-containing protein — MEKVTVDDVVPDDSSGGGVRRGLSDPLETAVVAINHYRLAPGEGFPGGLHAHADQEEVFLVLEGAATFETMDGEVTVGAGEAIRFAPGEFQSGTNDSDEDLVAVALGAPRDTEDTRVPVDCLECGHDDLRLDAGEDGLSFVCPDCAAEYVPRDCPECGHDDLRFTLAENETRPVVVCQGCGSEFDRPPLRD; from the coding sequence ATGGAGAAAGTGACCGTCGACGACGTCGTGCCGGACGACTCGAGCGGCGGGGGCGTCCGCCGCGGGCTGTCCGACCCGCTCGAGACGGCCGTCGTGGCGATCAACCACTATCGGCTCGCCCCCGGCGAGGGGTTTCCCGGCGGGCTCCACGCCCACGCCGACCAGGAGGAGGTGTTTCTCGTCCTCGAGGGGGCGGCGACGTTCGAGACGATGGACGGCGAGGTTACCGTCGGCGCGGGGGAGGCGATCCGATTCGCTCCCGGCGAGTTCCAGTCGGGCACGAACGACTCCGACGAGGACCTCGTGGCGGTCGCGCTCGGCGCGCCTCGCGACACCGAGGACACGCGAGTCCCCGTCGACTGCCTCGAGTGTGGCCACGACGACCTGCGTCTGGACGCAGGCGAGGATGGGCTGTCGTTCGTCTGCCCGGACTGTGCCGCCGAGTACGTCCCGCGGGACTGTCCCGAGTGCGGACACGACGACCTGCGTTTCACGCTCGCGGAGAACGAGACGCGACCGGTCGTCGTCTGCCAGGGCTGTGGGAGCGAATTCGACCGTCCGCCGCTTCGAGACTGA